Below is a window of Aliidongia dinghuensis DNA.
ACGGCAGCGGCCACCACCGTGTCGAGCGCCGAGGTGATTTCGTCGCACAGGATCAGCTTGGGGTCCGCAGCCAGCGCGCGGGCAAAGTTCACGCGCTGCTTCTGTCCGCCCGACAATTCCGACGGCCGGCGGTGGCGCAGGGCCCGCGGCAGCTTCACCATGTCGAGCAGTTCGTTGATGCGGGCGTCGCGCGCTTTGCCGTTCATGCCGTGATAGAACGTGAGCGGCCGCCCCAGGATGTCCTCGACCGGCTTTGCCGGGTTGAGCGCCGTATCGGCAGACTGGAAGACGATCTGCATGTCACGGAGCTGATCGCGGGAGCGCTCACGCGCCGAGCGGCCGAGTTTCCTGCCGCCGAACGTGATGTGGCCGGCAGCAGCCGGCAGGATGCCGGCGATCGACCGGACGAGCGTCGTCTTGCCGGAGCCGGATTCGCCGACGATGCCGAGATTGCGGCCCTTCTCGACCCGCAGATTGACCGACTGCACTGCGGGGATGAGCGGCAGGCCGTTAGCCTGGATGGGGCCGAAGCCGGCGGTCAGGTCCTCGATTTCGAGCAGGGTTTCGGGCCTCGGCTCCAACCCGTCCTGCTGGCCGCGCGGCTTCGGTCCGAAGGCGGCCAGCAGTTCCCGCGTATAGGGGTGCTTGGCTGCGGTGAGGATCTCGAGCGTCGTGCCGGTTTCCTTCACCTCGCCGTCCTTGAGCACGACGATCCGGTCGGCGATCTGCGCCACGACCGCGAGGTCGTGCGAGACATAGACGCCGGCGATGCCGCCCGCGCGCATGACCGATTTGAATGCCTTCAGCACCTCGATCTGGGTCGTGACGTCGAGCGCCGTCGTCGGCTCGTCGAAGATCACGAGCTTCGGGTCGCCGATCAACGCCATGGCGGCCGACAGCCGCTGCAGCTGGCCGCCCGAGACCTGGTGCGGAAAACGCTCGCCGATGGTCTCGGGATTGGGCAGGGACAGCGCCTTGAACAGGGCTACCGCTCGTTCGCGCGCCTTGTCGGGCGGCATCAGGCCATGGATGCGGGTGACCTCGATCACCTGATCCATGATCATCTTCGACGGATTGAACGCCGCGGCGGCGCTCTGCGGAATATAGGCGACTTCGGTGCCGCGCAGCCGGGCCCGTTCCCGTTCCGGCAGCGCCAGGATGTCGCGGCCGTTCACCACGACGCTGCCGCCGGAAATCCGGCACCCCGGACGGGCATAGCCCATGAGGGTCAGCGCCATGGTCGTCTTGCCGGAACCGCTTTCGCCAATGAGGGCCACGATCTCGCCCTCCGCGATCTCGAGGCTGGCGCCCTTGATGATCTCGATCCGGCGGCCGGCGTCGGTCTTGGCCTCGACCTTGAGATCGCGGATTTCGACGAGGTTCTCGGCGAGGTTCGCGGGGCTGGCCATCACGCGCTCCGGTCCCTGATTTTCTGCGGCAGGTTGTCG
It encodes the following:
- a CDS encoding ABC transporter ATP-binding protein, with protein sequence MASPANLAENLVEIRDLKVEAKTDAGRRIEIIKGASLEIAEGEIVALIGESGSGKTTMALTLMGYARPGCRISGGSVVVNGRDILALPERERARLRGTEVAYIPQSAAAAFNPSKMIMDQVIEVTRIHGLMPPDKARERAVALFKALSLPNPETIGERFPHQVSGGQLQRLSAAMALIGDPKLVIFDEPTTALDVTTQIEVLKAFKSVMRAGGIAGVYVSHDLAVVAQIADRIVVLKDGEVKETGTTLEILTAAKHPYTRELLAAFGPKPRGQQDGLEPRPETLLEIEDLTAGFGPIQANGLPLIPAVQSVNLRVEKGRNLGIVGESGSGKTTLVRSIAGILPAAAGHITFGGRKLGRSARERSRDQLRDMQIVFQSADTALNPAKPVEDILGRPLTFYHGMNGKARDARINELLDMVKLPRALRHRRPSELSGGQKQRVNFARALAADPKLILCDEITSALDTVVAAAVIELLKELQRELSLSYIFISHDLSVVEAICDEIVVMYGGKQIEQLTPSRAKPPNHPYSQLLFASVPKLDPAWLDQLDQDPELVREYCRR